The segment TTTTGGTCAGCGTGGCGAGGAAGGTTGTCTTCAACGGGTTCGACACGGCGATGTTGCCCGAGGAATCGGCCGCGCCCGTGGTGTAGCGATCGTAGACGTTTGTCGCACCCCAAGCCTTCGTGACGGCGCCCGTCAGGGTCCAGCCGCCGTCGAACGTCTTCGATACGGCAATCTTCGCGTCCTGCCAGTTGTAGGCCGAGAAGTTCTGCACGCGCTGCCAGCCGTAGTGCAGCAGCAACCCGAAGCCGTGCGTGAGGTCGATGTTCGTATTGAGATCGAGATAGCCCGAGCCGCGGCTGCCCTTGTCGCCGGGCTGGCCGAGCGACCGGCTGTCGTAGCCGAAGTAATTCGGCGTGTACGTCACCCAGTACTTGGCGGTGAACCATTTGTAGGTGAGCGCGGCCACGAACTCGCCATAGTTGTAGTTCGTTGCAGTGGCCTCCATGCGTGCACCGGGGTATACGTAGTAGTAGACGGTGCCCGCATATGACACGTCGCCGATCGAGCCGCCATATCCCGCGTACAAATCCCATTCGACGGTGCCGCCTTCGATGAACTTGCTGCTCACGCTCGAAAGCCAGGTGCCGGCGAAGAGCCCGCTCGAATGCGCGTAATCGAACCCGCCTTGCAGCGCTGGCTTGCCCCATGTCTGACGGAAGCCGCGTGACACGTATTGCGAGGCAAGCGTGACGTTGGCCGTGAACGGCGAGGTCGCGGGCGCGGCGGCGGGGGCAGTCGCCGGTGCCGGTGCCGGTGCCGTGGCGGCCGCCGTCGTTGCCGGCTCGGCGGCCGGGTTGGTGGCCGGGTTGGTGGACGCGGCAGCGCCGGTATCGCTCGACTGCGCATGGACTTGCGATATGCACAACGGGCCAATGCACAACGCTGCGGCCATGCCGAGCACAGTGGAAAGAGGGCGTGACTTCGTCTCGATATCGTGCATGGGTACGCTCCGTCGTTGTGGGAATCGCCGGCCCGGGCTGTTTGCCGGGAACGGGAACCGGCCTGGAGCGGCCGGTCGGGCTGAGTATTGCCAGCCGATATGGCCCCTGCGCACGCGCATTCGGACGCGAATTTGTCGAATCGCGACATCGCCTATCCGATTGCGACGGCCCGGCGGCGGCTCGTCAGCCGCTATGCCCCGTCCAGCAAGGCTCGAGGCCCGAAGCGACGGTCGCCGCTTGCTCGGACGTGTCGCATTTGCGCAAGCGTGCGTCGGAATTCGTCGGCCAACGTGGGATTTTTCTGGCAACCATGTATGGAGACGATGCAGGCACGCGCCTGCCGCAAGGAGAAAACATGAGTTCACCGAAGGTGATGGTCGAAGGGCTCTGCAAGGTGTTCGGCAGCAACCCGCGGCAGGCGCTCGACATGCTGGCCCAGGGCGCGACGAAGGACGAGATCTTCTCGCGCACGGGGCAGGTCGTGGGCGTGCACGATGTATCGTTCGACGTCCGGGAGGGCGAGATCTTCGTCCTGATGGGCTTGTCCGGCTCGGGCAAGTCGACGCTGATCCGCCTCATCAACCGGCTCGTCGATCCGACGTCCGGCAAGGTGCTCGTCGACGGGCGCGACATCGCCGCGGTGCGCCGCAGCGAGCTGACGGCGCTGCGCCGCCGCGACATGAGCATGGTGTTCCAGTCGTTCGCGCTGATGCCGCAGCGCAGCGTGCTGTCGAATGCGGCATTCGGCCTCGAAGTGGCCGGCGTGCGGCGCAAGGAGCGCGAGGCGAGGGCGATGACGGTATTGGAGCAGGTCGGGCTCGCGGCCTTCGCCAACAAGCTGCCGTCGGAGCTTTCGGGCGGCATGCAGCAGCGCGTGGGGCTCGCCCGGGCGCTGTCGGTCAATCCTTCGCTGATGATCATGGACGAAGCGTTTTCCGCGCTCGACCCGCTCAAGCGCAAGGAGATGCAGAACGTCTTGCTGCAACTGCAAAAGGAGCAGCGCCGCACGATCATGTTCGTCTCGCACGATCTCGAGGAGGCGCTGCGGATCGGCAGCCGCATCGCGATCATGGAGGGTGGCCGCCTCGTGCAGCTCGGCACGCCGCAGGAAATCATCAGCCGCCCGGCCGACGATTACGTTCGCGCGTTTTTCGAGGGCGTGGATACGAGCCGCTATCTGACCGCAGCCGATCTGATGCAGCCCGACGGCGTGCCCATCGTGCGCCAGCTCGATGCGGCCGGCGTGGCGGAATCGCTGAACGGCAGCGCCGACTACGCCTTCGTGCTCGACAGCCAGCGCAAGCCGCGCGGGTTCGTGACGAGAGAATCGCTCGGCAGCACGCAACCGCGCGTGAGTCAGGTCGAATGCATCCCCTGCGCGGCATCGCTCGAGCAGGTCGTTTCGCGCGTCGTGGCCCACGCGCGTGCTTTGCCGGTCGTCGACGACGACGGCTGCTACTGCGGCTCGATCGATCGCGCCGTCGTTCTTCAGGCGCTCACGCGCATGCGAGGTTCCCACCATGTCTGAACTCATCCCGCTCGGAAGCTGGGTCGATCAATCGGTCCACTATCTGCTCGACCATGACAGCCGCACGTTCGATATGATCGGCCGCACGATCGAGGGGCTCGCGGCCCTGGTCGAGCATGGGCTGCAGGCCATCCCGATGTGGGCGTTGATGGCGGTTTTCATCGGCGTGGGGCTATGGCGCGTGGGCTGGCGCTTCGCGATCTTCACGACGCTCTCGCTGCTGCTCATCTATGCCACGGGGTTCTGGGACCAGACGGTCGTGACACTGGGTCTCACGCTTTCCTCGACGATCATCAGCCTCGCCTTTGGCATTCCGCTTGGCATCTGGACGGCCAAGAGCAAACACATCGCGCTCATCGTGCGGCCGATCCTCGATCTGATGCAGACGATGCCCGCGTTTGTCTATCTGATCCCGGCGGCCATGCTGTTCGGCCTCGGCCGCGTGCCCGGCATTCTGTCGACGGTCGTTTTCGCCATGCCGCCCGCGGTGCGCCTGACGAGCCTCGGCATTCGCCACGTCAATCGCGAGATCGTCGAGGCGGGGCAGGCATTCGGCTGCACGCCGTGGCAACTGCTCTACAAGGTTCAGTTTCCGAACGCGCTGCCGTCGATCATGCAAGGTGTGAACCAGACGATCATGATGGCGCTGTCGATGGTGATCATTGCGTCGATGGTCGGCGCGGGCGGGCTCGGCAACGACGTGCTCGCGAGCATTCAGCGGCTCGACATCGGGCTCGGCTTCGAGAGCGGCTTGTCGGTCGTGCTGCTCGCGATCGTGCTCGACCGCATTACCGAGAGTTTCGGCCGTGCGCCGGGCACCGCGCCGGCGCCGCTCTTCAAGGGCTTGCGCAGCGTCATGCGCGTACGGGCCGCCCAGCAACCGGCGGCGCAGAGCTGAAACCCGGGGGAAACGATGAACGTGGAAACCGCGCCGCAGGTGTACACGGTCCCGGCGGCGAGGCCCGAACCCGAGCACTTCGGGTTTCTGACCTTGCCCAACTTCTCGATGATCGCGTTCACAAGCGCGGTGGAAGTGCTGCGCATGACGAACTACGTCGGGCGCGCGACGCGCTATCGATGGTCGGTGATCTCGCCGGACGGCGTGCCTGTGCGCGCGAGCAACGGCGTGACGCTCACGCCGACGTCCACGCTCGAAGAGGCCGGCGTGCCCGACGTCCTCATCGTATGCGGCGGCACGCAGATACGCGAGGCGGTGGACGTGCGCGTGCGCAGCCTGCTCGCCTATGTGGCCTCGCGCGGCGTTCCGCTCGGCGCTCTGTGCACGGGGGCCTATGCGCTGATGAGCGCCGGGCTCCTCGACGATTACCGGTGCACCGTGCATTGGGAGGATATGTCGGTGCTGCACAAGCAATTCCCGCGCGTGAAGTTCAGCGACGAACTCTTCGTGATCGACCGCGACCGGCTGACCTGCACGGGCGGCACTGCACCGCTCGACATGATGCTGCATCTGGTCGGACGGCGCCTCGGGCAAAGCCTTGCGGCTCAGGTTTCGGCGCAATTCATCCTCGAGCGCATCCGCAACGCATCGGACCATCAACCTATTCCCGTGGATGCGCGCATCGGTTTTTCGCGTGCCGAGCTGATCGAGGTCGTGCGGCTGATGGAGGCCAACATCGAAGAGCCGCTGTCGCTCGAGGAACTCGCGCGGCTCGTGCGGCTGTCGCAGCGCCACCTGCAGCGCATGTTCAAGGTTTATCTCGACGTTTCGCCGACGCACTACTACCTGGCGTTGCGCCTGCGGCGCGCGCGGGAGCTGCTGCGCACGACCGATGCATCGATCGCGCGCGTGACGGCGGTGTGCGGATTTCAGTCGCCGTGCCATTTCAGCAAGGCTTACCGCGCGCAGTTCGGCTATGCCCCGAGCCGTGAACGCAGGCAGGAGCACTGAGCCGGATTGCCCGCGGCCCGAACACCCATCGAAGTGAACCGAGGAGAAACGACCGATGAAGCAGATCATGACCCGAGCCAGTTGCGCGGCGATGGCGGCGATCGCCGCGATGACCGCAATGGCGCTGACGACGCCGGCGCGCGCAGCCGACCCCGCGACCTGCCGCAACATTCGCTTTGCCGATGTGGGCTGGACCGATATCGCGGCCACGACCGGGCTCGCGTCCACGATATTCGAAGGTCTCGGCTACCGCCCGACCAAGACGATCGCATCGGTACCGATCACGTTTGCGGGAATCAAGAGCAAGCAGATCGATGTGTTTCTCGGGTATTGGTCGCCGACGATGGACCCGATGATCGCCCCGTTCGTGAAGGCGAAGCAGGTTATGGTGCTGAGCGCGCCGAATTTGACCGGCGCGAAATACACGCTGGCGGTGCCCGACTACGTCTACAACGGCGGGCTCAAATCGTTTGCCGACATCGAGAAGTTCGCCGACAAGCTGGGCGGCAAGATATACGGGATCGAGCCCGGCAACGACGGCAATGCGCTCATCGACAAGATGATCAAGGGCAATCAGTACGGGCTCGGCAAGTTCAAGCTCGTGGAGTCGAGCGAGGCGGGCATGCTGGTGCAGGTGAACAAGGCCATCCGCGAAAAGCAATGGATCGTCTTCCTCGGATGGGAGCCGCATCCGATGAACGTACAGATGAAGATCGACTATCTGAGCGGCGGGGACGACGTGTTCGGGCCGAATTACGGCGAGGCGAAGGTCTTCACGGCGGTGCCGCCCGACTATGCGATGCGGTGTCCGAATGCGGCCAGGCTCGTGTCGAACCTGAAGTTCACGACCGACATCGAGAATCACGTCATGGTGCCGATCATGGACAAGCAGGACCCGACGAAGGCCGCCACGGCCTGGCTCAAGAAGAACCCACAGGTGCTCGATCAGTGGCTCGCAGGGGTCACCACGTTCGACGGGAAGGACGGGCTGACGGCGGTGAAGCAGTATATCGGCAAGCGGTAAAGGGTCTCTTGCAGGAGCGGCGGGCTTCAGTCCCAGTCATGGGCGGAGGGCTCCGCCTGCACCGCCGTCAATTCGTCCTGCTGCAATCCAGCCTGCCGCTCCCGGTAAGTGACGGGCGGCATGCCGAATTGCTTGCGGAACTCGCGCCCGAGGTGCGAGGCGTCCGAAAACCCGCAGCTCGAGGCGATGTCGGCCACCGTGCGATCCGAACTCGTCAGCAGCCACGCGGCCGTGCGCAGCCGCACGTGCTTGGCGAACGTCTGCGGGCTCTTTCCCGTTTGCGCCTTGAAGAGCCGCTCGAGCTGGCGTGGCGATAGATCGAGCTTGCCCGCCAGTTCCTCGAGCGGCAGCGCCCGCCCGACATGCTGCTCCATCAGCAGGATCGCGCGCTTGACCTTGGGATGCGTCGCGGGCTGGATGCCCGGCGGGTGGGGCTGCGGCGCGTTGCCTTTTTGCATTTCGCCGACGAGCAGGATCCGCAACGCCTTTTGCACCGTCGCGTGATCGAGGTGCCGCAGCAAGATCGCCGCGGCCACGTCGATCGACGCACGTCCGCCCGAGCAGGTAATGCGCCGCCGGTCGATGACGAAGAGCCGGTCGGCCACGAGTGCGCCCGTTTCGGCCGACGGAAACCGCTCGATGAAGTCCCAGTAGTGAAACCAGCTCACGCAGACGCGGTGGCCCTCCAGCACGCCGGCGCGCATCAAGGCGAAAACACCGGTGCAGATGCCGACGATCGTGGCGTCGCCGTGCGCCGTGCGGCGGATGAATGCCAGTGTTTCGTCGTCGGCCTGCGGGCCGGAATGGAGCAGGCCCCCGACCACCACCAGATAGTCGAACGGCTCGGCTTCGTCATACGTTTCCCACGGCGTCACCTGGATGCCGCAGCTCGCGCGGATCGGCGCGAGCGTTTTGCCGACCACGCTCCAGGCGCAGCGTACGGGCTTGCTGAAGTCGCTGTCGTCGGCCGACAGGCGCAGCATGTCGACGAAGCCCGAAAACGCCGTCAGCGTGAAATTGGGCAATAGCACGATACCGAACCGGATGCGCGCTTTCGGCGGAGCGGACAGGATCGACGGTGACGAATCGGCTGCGTTCATGCGAAAAAAGTCAATACGGAGTTTCCGGCCGAAGTACGGCACGGGGCTGCGGCTCAGGGTGCGGAACGCCGCACCCGGACTCCGGGCCAACGGGATTCTCCCATGGCACAGCGTCGCCGATCGGCATGGCCGGTATTTGCGGTTTTCCGCCGTGAACCATCGCGAATGCGCGCCGCGGCGCCGGGTACGGCCGCGGTTGGCGATGGCATCCCACGGCAATGCCGCTTTTGTTCTATCGGCGGATTTTACGCTTTGGTGTACTGGCGTCCATCGGCCAAGGCGGCGTTCGCCATGCGCTTCCCGCCAACCATGTCCGGCAACCACGACCGGCAATCGTCATTCGAGACAGCCCCCATGAACGTCAGCGTTTTCGATTTGTTCAAGATCGGCATCGGCCCGTCGAGCTCCCACACGGTGGGGCCGATGATCGCCGCCTGCCGGTTCGTGTCGCACGTGGAGGATGCCAATCTGCTCGGCTATGTGCGGCGCGTCAAAGCGGAGCTTTACGGCTCGCTCGGCGCGACCGGAAAGGGGCACGGTACCGACAAGGCCGTGCTGCTCGGCCTGGAGGGCAACCTGCCCGACGCGATCGACCCCGACGGTATCGAGCCGCGGCTCGCGCAAATTCGGCGCGACAAGTCGCTGCGCCTCGTCGGCCGGCACGACATCCGGTTCGAAGAGCGGGAAGACGTGAGCTTCTACCGGCGTGTCATGGCCGGCACGAGCGTCGCGCATCCCAACGGTATGCGCTTTCAGGCGTTCGACGAAAACGGCCAACTGCTCGTCGAAAAAGAGTATTACTCCGTGGGCGGCGGCTTCGTCGTCAACCGGGACGGCGACCGTGTGAACGGCGTGTGTGCGGGTGCCGACGTGCCTCATCCGTTTCGCACGGGCGCCGATCTGCTGCGTGCCTGCCAGGCGAGCGGGCTGTCTATCGCGGAAGTGACGATGCGCAACGAATCGGCGCTGCGCGACGCGGCCGAGGTGCGCGAGGGACTGCTCGCGATCTGGCGCACGATGGCGGGCTGTGTCGAGCGCGGCTGCAGGACCGAGGGCGAACTGCCGGGGCCGATGCGCGTCAAGCGCCGTGCGTCGGAGCTTGCGCGGAACCTGCGCGCCCGCTCGGAGGAATCGCTGCGCGATCCGCTCTCGATGCTCGACTGGGTGAACCTGTATGCGATGGCCGTCAACGAGGAGAACGCCGCCGGCGGACGCGTCGTCACCGCGCCGACCAACGGCGCCGCGGGCGTCATTCCGGCCGTTCTGCATTATTACGTGAAGTTCGTGCCCGGCGCCGACGAGGACGGGATCGTCGAGTTCCTGCTGACGGCTGCGGCCATCGGCATCATCTACAAGGAAACGGCATCGATCTCCGGTGCGGAGGTCGGGTGCCAGGGCGAGGTCGGCGTGGCCTGTTCGATGGCGGCGGCCGCGCTCGCGGCGGTCATGGGCGGCACGCCGGAACAGGTCGAGAACGCGGCCGAGATCGGTATGGAGCACAACCTCGGCATGACCTGCGACCCGGTGGGCGGCCTCGTGCAGATTCCCTGCATCGAGCGCAACGCAATGGGGGCCATCAAGGCGCTCAACGCCTCGCGCATGGCGCTCAAGGGCGACGGCCAGCACTACGTCTCGCTCGACTCCGTCATCAAGACGATGCGGGAAACCGGCGCGGACATGAAGACGAAATACAAGGAAACCTCGCGCGGCGGGCTCGCCGTCAACGTGATCGAGTGCTGACGCGCGAGCGTGCACGCCTCCCATTCATTCCTATTCAAGCAAGTACCCGAAGACCGCAAGGATCACCGCTATGAGCCGCTATTCGATATTCAGCCTGGTGCGCAACGGCTTGTCGTACCACGAGCATTGGGAGCGCCAATGGCGCAGCCCCGAGCCGAAGCGCGAGTATGACGTCGTCATCGTGGGCGGAGGCGGGCACGGGCTCGCCACGGCCTACTACCTGGCGAAGGAGCATGGCGTGCGCAACGTCGCCGTGCTCGAAAAAGGCTGGCTCGGCGGCGGCAACACGGCGCGCAACACGACGATCATCCGCTCGAACTATCTCTGGGACGAATCGGCCGCGCTTTACGAAAAGGCGATGAAGCTTTGGGAAGGGCTCGCGCAGGATCTCAACTACAACGTCATGTTCAGCCAGCGCGGCGTGATGAACCTCGCGCATACGCTGCAGGACGTGCGCGATACGCAGCGCCGCGTCAATGCGAACCGGCTCAACGGCGTGGATGCCGAGTACCTCACGCCGCAGCAGATCAAGGAAATCGAGCCGACCATCAACCTCGACAGCCGCTATCCGGTGCTCGGTGCCTCGTTTCAGCGGCGCGGCGGCGTGGCGCGGCACGACGCGGTGGCCTGGGGCTTCGCGCGCGGCGCCGATTCGGCGGGCGTCGATCTCATCCAGAACTGCCAGGTGACCGGCATTCGCCGCGACGGCGGCCAGGTCACCGGGGTCGATACGGTGAAGGGCTTCATCAAGGCGAAGAAGGTCGCGGTCGTCGCCGCCGGAAACACGACCACGCTTGCCGATATGGCCGGCGTGCGGCTGCCGATCGAGAGTCACCCGCTGCAGGCGCTCGTCTCCGAGCCGATCAAGCCCGTCGTCAATACGGTCGTGATGTCGAACGCGGTGCATGCGTACATCAGCCAGTCCGACAAGGGAGATCTCGTGATCGGGGCCGGCATCGATCAGTACACGGGCTTCGGCCAACGCGGGAGCTATCACATTATCGAAGGCACGCTCGAGGCGATCGTCGAGATGTTCCCGGTGTTCTCGCGTGTGCGGATGAACCGCCAGTGGGGCGGCATCGTCGACGTCTCGCCCGATGCCTGCCCGATCATCAGCAAGACCGACGTCAAAGGCCTCTACTTCAATTGCGGCTGGGGAACGGGCGGCTTCAAGGCGACGCCGGGCTCGGGCTGGGCTTTCGCGCATACGATCGCTCACGATACGCCGCACCCGTTGAACGCCGCGTTTTCGCTCGACCGGTTCTACACCGGGCACCTCATCGACGAACACGGCGCCGCCGCCGTCGCCCACTGACGGGCGCCGCAAGGCACATAAAGCACATAAGGCACGGAGAATCACATGCTGCT is part of the Trinickia caryophylli genome and harbors:
- a CDS encoding TorF family putative porin; this encodes MHDIETKSRPLSTVLGMAAALCIGPLCISQVHAQSSDTGAAASTNPATNPAAEPATTAAATAPAPAPATAPAAAPATSPFTANVTLASQYVSRGFRQTWGKPALQGGFDYAHSSGLFAGTWLSSVSSKFIEGGTVEWDLYAGYGGSIGDVSYAGTVYYYVYPGARMEATATNYNYGEFVAALTYKWFTAKYWVTYTPNYFGYDSRSLGQPGDKGSRGSGYLDLNTNIDLTHGFGLLLHYGWQRVQNFSAYNWQDAKIAVSKTFDGGWTLTGAVTKAWGATNVYDRYTTGAADSSGNIAVSNPLKTTFLATLTKTF
- a CDS encoding quaternary amine ABC transporter ATP-binding protein → MSSPKVMVEGLCKVFGSNPRQALDMLAQGATKDEIFSRTGQVVGVHDVSFDVREGEIFVLMGLSGSGKSTLIRLINRLVDPTSGKVLVDGRDIAAVRRSELTALRRRDMSMVFQSFALMPQRSVLSNAAFGLEVAGVRRKEREARAMTVLEQVGLAAFANKLPSELSGGMQQRVGLARALSVNPSLMIMDEAFSALDPLKRKEMQNVLLQLQKEQRRTIMFVSHDLEEALRIGSRIAIMEGGRLVQLGTPQEIISRPADDYVRAFFEGVDTSRYLTAADLMQPDGVPIVRQLDAAGVAESLNGSADYAFVLDSQRKPRGFVTRESLGSTQPRVSQVECIPCAASLEQVVSRVVAHARALPVVDDDGCYCGSIDRAVVLQALTRMRGSHHV
- the choW gene encoding choline ABC transporter permease subunit, giving the protein MSELIPLGSWVDQSVHYLLDHDSRTFDMIGRTIEGLAALVEHGLQAIPMWALMAVFIGVGLWRVGWRFAIFTTLSLLLIYATGFWDQTVVTLGLTLSSTIISLAFGIPLGIWTAKSKHIALIVRPILDLMQTMPAFVYLIPAAMLFGLGRVPGILSTVVFAMPPAVRLTSLGIRHVNREIVEAGQAFGCTPWQLLYKVQFPNALPSIMQGVNQTIMMALSMVIIASMVGAGGLGNDVLASIQRLDIGLGFESGLSVVLLAIVLDRITESFGRAPGTAPAPLFKGLRSVMRVRAAQQPAAQS
- a CDS encoding GlxA family transcriptional regulator; translation: MNVETAPQVYTVPAARPEPEHFGFLTLPNFSMIAFTSAVEVLRMTNYVGRATRYRWSVISPDGVPVRASNGVTLTPTSTLEEAGVPDVLIVCGGTQIREAVDVRVRSLLAYVASRGVPLGALCTGAYALMSAGLLDDYRCTVHWEDMSVLHKQFPRVKFSDELFVIDRDRLTCTGGTAPLDMMLHLVGRRLGQSLAAQVSAQFILERIRNASDHQPIPVDARIGFSRAELIEVVRLMEANIEEPLSLEELARLVRLSQRHLQRMFKVYLDVSPTHYYLALRLRRARELLRTTDASIARVTAVCGFQSPCHFSKAYRAQFGYAPSRERRQEH
- a CDS encoding choline ABC transporter substrate-binding protein; this encodes MAAIAAMTAMALTTPARAADPATCRNIRFADVGWTDIAATTGLASTIFEGLGYRPTKTIASVPITFAGIKSKQIDVFLGYWSPTMDPMIAPFVKAKQVMVLSAPNLTGAKYTLAVPDYVYNGGLKSFADIEKFADKLGGKIYGIEPGNDGNALIDKMIKGNQYGLGKFKLVESSEAGMLVQVNKAIREKQWIVFLGWEPHPMNVQMKIDYLSGGDDVFGPNYGEAKVFTAVPPDYAMRCPNAARLVSNLKFTTDIENHVMVPIMDKQDPTKAATAWLKKNPQVLDQWLAGVTTFDGKDGLTAVKQYIGKR
- a CDS encoding GlxA family transcriptional regulator codes for the protein MNAADSSPSILSAPPKARIRFGIVLLPNFTLTAFSGFVDMLRLSADDSDFSKPVRCAWSVVGKTLAPIRASCGIQVTPWETYDEAEPFDYLVVVGGLLHSGPQADDETLAFIRRTAHGDATIVGICTGVFALMRAGVLEGHRVCVSWFHYWDFIERFPSAETGALVADRLFVIDRRRITCSGGRASIDVAAAILLRHLDHATVQKALRILLVGEMQKGNAPQPHPPGIQPATHPKVKRAILLMEQHVGRALPLEELAGKLDLSPRQLERLFKAQTGKSPQTFAKHVRLRTAAWLLTSSDRTVADIASSCGFSDASHLGREFRKQFGMPPVTYRERQAGLQQDELTAVQAEPSAHDWD
- a CDS encoding L-serine ammonia-lyase, whose translation is MNVSVFDLFKIGIGPSSSHTVGPMIAACRFVSHVEDANLLGYVRRVKAELYGSLGATGKGHGTDKAVLLGLEGNLPDAIDPDGIEPRLAQIRRDKSLRLVGRHDIRFEEREDVSFYRRVMAGTSVAHPNGMRFQAFDENGQLLVEKEYYSVGGGFVVNRDGDRVNGVCAGADVPHPFRTGADLLRACQASGLSIAEVTMRNESALRDAAEVREGLLAIWRTMAGCVERGCRTEGELPGPMRVKRRASELARNLRARSEESLRDPLSMLDWVNLYAMAVNEENAAGGRVVTAPTNGAAGVIPAVLHYYVKFVPGADEDGIVEFLLTAAAIGIIYKETASISGAEVGCQGEVGVACSMAAAALAAVMGGTPEQVENAAEIGMEHNLGMTCDPVGGLVQIPCIERNAMGAIKALNASRMALKGDGQHYVSLDSVIKTMRETGADMKTKYKETSRGGLAVNVIEC
- a CDS encoding sarcosine oxidase subunit beta family protein, whose product is MSRYSIFSLVRNGLSYHEHWERQWRSPEPKREYDVVIVGGGGHGLATAYYLAKEHGVRNVAVLEKGWLGGGNTARNTTIIRSNYLWDESAALYEKAMKLWEGLAQDLNYNVMFSQRGVMNLAHTLQDVRDTQRRVNANRLNGVDAEYLTPQQIKEIEPTINLDSRYPVLGASFQRRGGVARHDAVAWGFARGADSAGVDLIQNCQVTGIRRDGGQVTGVDTVKGFIKAKKVAVVAAGNTTTLADMAGVRLPIESHPLQALVSEPIKPVVNTVVMSNAVHAYISQSDKGDLVIGAGIDQYTGFGQRGSYHIIEGTLEAIVEMFPVFSRVRMNRQWGGIVDVSPDACPIISKTDVKGLYFNCGWGTGGFKATPGSGWAFAHTIAHDTPHPLNAAFSLDRFYTGHLIDEHGAAAVAH